In the Xiamenia xianingshaonis genome, one interval contains:
- a CDS encoding PLP-dependent cysteine synthase family protein — protein MIYDNVLAAMGRTPLIRLQSLAEPGSAEILVKYEGVNVGGSVKTRTAWQMIEAAEKRGDIGPDSVIVEPTSGNQGIGLALVCAVKGYRACIIMPDSVSVERRKLVRHYGADVVVVHDDGDIGKCIEECIARAEAMAAADPRVFVPQQFKNEDNLFAHRYHTALEIVEDVEGPIHGFCSGIGTGGTISGVGQILKRLYPDVEIWAVEPENAAILSGGGIGTHLQMGIGDGLIPDILDQDIYSDICIVSDEEAIATARELARTEGLLCGVSSGTNVAAAKRLARKLGAGKTVVTLLPDTGERYFSTALFDGE, from the coding sequence ATGATCTATGACAACGTGCTGGCCGCCATGGGGCGCACCCCGCTCATCCGCTTGCAGTCGCTCGCCGAGCCCGGCAGCGCCGAAATCCTCGTGAAGTACGAAGGCGTCAACGTGGGCGGATCGGTGAAGACGCGCACGGCCTGGCAGATGATCGAAGCGGCCGAAAAGCGCGGCGACATCGGGCCGGACAGCGTCATCGTCGAGCCGACGAGCGGCAACCAGGGCATCGGGCTGGCGCTCGTGTGCGCCGTGAAAGGGTATCGGGCCTGCATCATCATGCCGGATTCGGTGTCGGTCGAGCGCCGCAAGCTCGTGCGCCATTACGGGGCCGACGTGGTCGTGGTGCATGACGATGGCGACATCGGCAAGTGCATCGAGGAATGCATCGCGCGAGCCGAAGCCATGGCGGCGGCGGATCCGCGCGTGTTCGTGCCCCAGCAGTTCAAAAACGAAGACAACCTGTTCGCGCACCGCTACCACACGGCGCTTGAGATCGTCGAAGACGTGGAGGGGCCGATCCATGGGTTTTGCAGCGGCATCGGCACCGGCGGCACCATTTCCGGCGTGGGGCAGATCTTGAAGCGGCTCTACCCCGACGTGGAGATTTGGGCGGTCGAACCGGAAAACGCCGCGATCCTTTCCGGCGGAGGCATCGGCACGCACCTGCAGATGGGCATCGGCGACGGGCTGATCCCCGACATCCTCGACCAGGACATTTACAGCGACATCTGCATCGTGTCCGACGAGGAAGCCATCGCCACGGCGCGCGAGCTCGCCCGCACGGAAGGCCTTTTGTGCGGCGTGTCATCCGGCACCAACGTCGCAGCGGCCAAGCGCCTTGCCCGCAAGCTTGGCGCAGGCAAGACCGTCGTCACGCTGCTGCCCGACACCGGCGAGCGCTACTTCTCGACCGCGCTGTTCGACGGGGAATAG
- a CDS encoding gamma carbonic anhydrase family protein gives MNYRRVAIHPQARVAPNATIVGDVTLEKDALVLFNATLRGDCGSRIVIGEGSNIQENCCVHLSAETPCIVGKGVTIGHGAIVHGCTICDNCLIGMGAIVMDGAVIGENSIVAAGALVTGGTHVPAGSLVMGSPAKVRRELTQAEVEQNRASAAGYVATGKDLVENGIIYDGASLPAGLATIAVTQEEG, from the coding sequence ATGAACTACCGCCGCGTTGCCATCCACCCGCAAGCCCGCGTCGCCCCCAACGCGACGATCGTCGGCGACGTCACGCTCGAGAAGGACGCGCTCGTCCTGTTCAACGCCACGCTGCGCGGCGACTGCGGCTCGCGCATCGTCATCGGCGAGGGCAGCAACATCCAGGAGAACTGCTGCGTGCACCTGAGCGCCGAGACGCCGTGCATCGTCGGCAAAGGCGTGACGATCGGCCACGGCGCCATCGTCCACGGCTGCACGATCTGCGACAACTGTCTCATCGGCATGGGGGCCATCGTCATGGACGGGGCTGTGATCGGGGAAAACTCCATCGTTGCGGCCGGCGCGCTCGTGACCGGCGGCACGCACGTCCCCGCCGGGTCGCTCGTGATGGGCTCGCCTGCGAAGGTGCGCCGCGAGCTGACGCAAGCCGAGGTCGAGCAGAACCGCGCCTCTGCGGCAGGATACGTGGCCACGGGCAAGGACCTCGTGGAAAACGGCATCATCTACGACGGCGCAAGCCTGCCCGCCGGCCTTGCGACCATCGCCGTAACGCAAGAAGAAGGCTAG